In Glandiceps talaboti chromosome 14, keGlaTala1.1, whole genome shotgun sequence, a single genomic region encodes these proteins:
- the LOC144445403 gene encoding 3'-5' ssDNA/RNA exonuclease TatD-like: MEDDLHPPLQAIDTHFHPDRTGDRLWGGYRPVSSDALLEAKITAGPVTPVQLVGGVEIFCDPRSYPEDLRRDPRWKVAIGLHPKHVTRVGDHQLRHFQQLNSSGEVADLGEIGLDWSAPRHTWTAQEELLIRLLRHGMACRPVILHCQGPEGDAHGITVGRHLLHLCRRYCCPAQPLHLHNFTGIPSVVNWWCEAFENCYFGITGAMAEFDEIQVEALAAIPANRLVIETDLPYLPVNPGQEVNTPQYIGEVAAAVARCLGIRTEALLERTVSNARRLYGWE; encoded by the coding sequence ATGGAAGATGATCTTCACCCGCCCCTCCAGGCCATCGACACACATTTTCACCCAGATCGAACTGGTGATAGACTCTGGGGTGGGTACAGGCCAGTGTCATCAGACGCTTTATTGGAGGCTAAAATAACGGCAGGTCCAGTGACACCAGTACAATTAGTTGGAGGAGTGGAGATTTTCTGTGACCCACGATCGTACCCAGAAGATCTCCGGAGGGATCCCCGATGGAAGGTTGCAATAGGGCTTCATCCCAAACATGTGACCAGGGTCGGTGACCACCAGCTCCGGCACTTCCAGCAGCTGAATTCATCTGGCGAGGTGGCAGACTTGGGCGAGATCGGCTTGGACTGGTCGGCTCCTAGGCATACGTGGACCGCCCAGGAGGAACTTTTAATTCGGTTGCTGAGGCACGGGATGGCCTGTCGCCCAGTAATTCTACACTGCCAGGGGCCAGAAGGCGATGCACATGGCATAACTGTGGGGCGACATCTGTTGCACCTTTGTCGCCGGTATTGTTGCCCGGCGCAGCCTCTCCATCTCCACAACTTTACAGGAATCCCGTCCGTAGTGAACTGGTGGTGTGAAGCCTTCGAAAACTGCTACTTTGGGATTACCGGAGCCATGGCAGAGTTCGACGAGATTCAAGTTGAAGCCTTGGCTGCGATTCCGGCCAACCGGCTGGTAATAGAAACGGACCTTCCTTACTTGCCTGTTAATCCCGGTCAGGAGGTGAATACACCACAGTACATCGGTGAGGTAGCTGCAGCAGTCGCCAGGTGTCTCGGAATAAGGACTGAGGCTCTGTTGGAAAGAACCGTCAGCAATGCCCGACGGTTGTATGGCTGGGAGTGA
- the LOC144445402 gene encoding LOW QUALITY PROTEIN: V(D)J recombination-activating protein 1-like (The sequence of the model RefSeq protein was modified relative to this genomic sequence to represent the inferred CDS: inserted 2 bases in 1 codon), whose protein sequence is MADVLVQGGRDLDRDKCTDYGYDFCTTNAESKEDVXFFLLRSTLYDSGNREGANLVDDLWANSYGRMTVDECLALIVDNLQTKNSYKAQYDMFKDKSVNILLPPNQLDEEEKHYMPGTARYVIVGEEYHEHMYQTPVKLNKKDHSVSVTSDSVEPLQLLSEFSDHSKEIPGPNLVGVRFRYPDAIAKTLEEIEPEIQSELESMGVNSTSTELIIRTFVKDGSDGMGDIEIHRGKGARTLPANAFRAAFAVVRSEIEIDNEKRTVYDQKNPNSVRCNRPLLEAIAEENCTSTVTYCLDTMEAEKQTMQNKIMKIDCGGYWRSHYLVFLTSLVDEKLDRSAGGFQAAGSNYPCTLCDCTRDEAVSKLGSFSINRTRNLTIELAEFRRANTENLSQNEMNVRCKGVKKKPLLRSDPIDRGIDSTHANINLASFLKKLLVREVAEVTQWEKTAELKSILDTAEKRRDDHLKAEIGINPSLMLPGNYARMFFDEKNEDALLALISKSERHDAFAAVLAKFRFIKKIYCAKLPIVDYTDDVQNVKRVAVEMGQLLTDNFRYAKWPNYFHKVIEHTQELIEREDGPGTIGGISGEGNEAGNKLFRQFRKHHSRKGSVVDGLRDTIWLHWLYSSPKLQHNAEVVHRKKRCSTCGFLGHNCLTCPNKC, encoded by the exons ATGGCTGATGTCCTGGTGCAGGGT GGCCGTGACTTGGACCGGGACAAATGCACTGACTACGGCTATGATTTTTGTACTACTAATGCAGAGTCCAAAgaggatgt tttttttttactgcgATCAACTCTATATGATTCTGGTAACAGGGAGGGTGCTAATTTGGTGGATGATCTTTGGGCAAATTCGTATGGCAGAATGACTGTCGATGAATGTTTAGCTTTAATAGTAGATAATCTCCAAACCAAGAACAGTTACAAAGCACAGTATGACATGTTCAAAGATAAGTCTGTCAATATACTGCTCCCACCTAATCAGTTAGATGAGGAGGAGAAACATTACATGCCTGGTACTGCAAGATATGTAATTGTTGGTGAGGAATATCATGAGCACATGTATCAAACCCCagtaaaattgaataaaaaagatCACTCGGTATCTGTCACTTCAGATTCTGTTGAGCCACTGCAACTACTAAGTGAATTTTCTGACCATAGCAAAGAAATTCCAGGTCCAAATTTGGTAGGGGTAAGATTTAGATACCCTGATGCCATCGCTAAGACACTTGAGGAAATTGAACCTGAAATACAAAGTGAACTGGAGAGCATGGGTGTAAACAGTACAAGCACAGAATTGATCATACGAACATTTGTAAAGGATGGTTCTGATGGCATGGGGGATATTGAAATTCACCGAGGTAAAGGGGCGAGGACACTTCCAGCTAATGCCTTTCGAGCTGCATTTGCAGTAGTAAGGTCAGAAATAGAAATTGACAATGAAAAACGGACTGTGTATGATCAAAAGAATCCAAATTCTGTCCGATGTAATAGACCATTACTGGAAGCAATTGCTGAGGAAAATTGCACTTCCACAGTGACTTACTGCCTAGATACAATGGAAGCAGAAAAACAAACTAtgcaaaataaaatcatgaaaattgacTGTGGTGGCTATTGGAGATCCCATTACTTAGTATTTCTAACTTCTTTGGTTGATGAAAAATTAGATAGAAGTGCGGGGGGGTTTCAGGCTGCAGGGTCAAATTATCCATGTACACTGTGTGACTGCACCCGTGATGAAGCAGTATCTAAATTGGGGTCTTTCTCTATAAATAGAACTAGGAATTTGACGATTGAGTTGGCTGAGTTTCGCAGGGCAAATACCGAGAATctttcacaaaatgaaatgaatgtaaGATGTAAAGGTGTGAAAAAGAAACCTCTACTGCGTTCTGACCCAATTGATAGGGGGATTGATTCAACCCATGCCAACATAAACCTTGCCtcttttttaaagaaattgttAGTCAGGGAAGTTGCAGAGGTCACCCAGTGGGAGAAAACTGCAGAGTTGAAGTCTATTCTTGACACAGCTGAAAAACGTCGAGATGACCATTTAAAGGCAGAGATAGGGATAAATCCAAGTCTTATGTTACCTGGCAATTATGCCAGAATGTTCTTTGATGAGAAAAATGAAGACGCACTTCTTGCCTTGATATCAAAAAGTGAAAGACATGATGCCTTTGCTGCTGTGTTAGCCAAGTTTCGGTTTATCAAGAAGATTTACTGTGCAAAATTGCCCATTGTTGATTACACAgatgatgtacaaaatgttaaAAGGGTGGCAGTTGAAATGGGTCAGCTCCTTACTGATAACTTTAGGTATGCTAAGTGGCCAAATTACTTTCACAAAGTCATAGAACACACACAGGAGCTCATTGAAAGGGAAGATGGTCCAGGTACAATTGGAGGTATCTCTGGGGAAGGTAACGAAGCGGGGAATAAATTGTTTCGTCAGTTTCGCAAACATCATTCTAGGAAGGGATCAGTAGTAGATGGCTTGCGTGATACTATTTGGCTGCATTGGTTGTATAGCAGTCCAAAGTTACAGCACAATGCTGAGGTAGTACATCGAAAAAAACGGTGTTCCACTTGTGGATTTTTGGGGCACAATTGTTTAACATGTCCCAATAAGTGTTGA